One stretch of Streptomyces peucetius DNA includes these proteins:
- a CDS encoding thioesterase II family protein translates to MSELVRPLVSRPHATQRLFCFPYAGGGISVFRGWAAALPDEVEPWAIQLPGREDRIGTPPFQRMSDVLNTLVPAIIPRLDRPFAFFGHSMGAVVALELARTLGRLESGSLEWLFVSGRVPPQAMEAANPPLHQRSDAELVELLRSWRATPEAVLADRELMALLLPVVRADLAVIETHTFTGGAPLGCPVTAFGGTEDNAAPSVLERWGELTNNQFDLRMFPGGHFFVNSAREAVIAAVVAGLGQAAAARVG, encoded by the coding sequence GTGAGCGAGCTGGTCAGGCCGCTCGTCAGCCGCCCCCACGCCACCCAGAGGCTGTTCTGCTTTCCCTATGCCGGCGGTGGCATCTCAGTGTTCCGCGGGTGGGCCGCCGCGCTTCCCGACGAAGTCGAGCCGTGGGCGATCCAGCTGCCTGGGCGCGAGGACCGCATCGGCACGCCTCCCTTCCAGCGCATGAGCGACGTCCTCAACACGCTGGTGCCGGCGATCATCCCTCGGCTCGACCGCCCGTTCGCCTTCTTCGGGCACAGCATGGGAGCGGTCGTCGCGCTGGAGCTGGCGCGCACCCTGGGCCGCCTGGAATCAGGATCGCTGGAGTGGCTCTTCGTGTCGGGCCGGGTGCCTCCCCAGGCGATGGAGGCGGCAAATCCGCCGCTGCACCAGCGGTCCGACGCGGAACTCGTCGAGCTGCTCCGCAGCTGGCGGGCCACCCCCGAGGCCGTACTGGCGGACCGTGAGCTGATGGCGCTGCTCCTTCCCGTGGTCCGTGCGGACCTCGCCGTCATCGAGACCCACACGTTCACCGGCGGCGCGCCGCTCGGCTGTCCGGTCACCGCGTTCGGCGGTACGGAGGACAACGCCGCCCCGTCGGTTCTGGAGCGGTGGGGCGAACTGACGAACAACCAGTTCGACCTGCGCATGTTCCCGGGCGGCCATTTCTTCGTGAACTCGGCCCGCGAGGCCGTGATCGCCGCGGTGGTCGCGGGGCTCGGCCAGGCCGCTGCCGCGCGCGTCGGCTGA
- a CDS encoding MbtH family protein has product MDEHDEDEYTVLVNAEEQYSIWRTALALPEGWREVGKRGGKGECLAYVDETWTDLRPLTLRRQMADGATS; this is encoded by the coding sequence ATGGACGAGCACGACGAGGACGAGTACACCGTGCTGGTGAACGCCGAGGAGCAGTACTCGATCTGGCGGACGGCCTTGGCACTGCCCGAGGGCTGGCGGGAAGTCGGCAAACGGGGTGGGAAGGGCGAGTGCCTCGCGTATGTGGACGAGACATGGACCGATCTGAGGCCCTTGACCCTGCGCCGGCAGATGGCCGACGGGGCGACCTCGTGA
- a CDS encoding type I polyketide synthase, whose protein sequence is MQEFGCDVAIIGVAGRFPGAPDLDRFWHNLRNGVESISFFDDDELISAGVPVEEFSQADYVKAGARTEGIDLFDAEFFGYTPREATIMDPQHRVFLETAWEALENAGYSARRIDTTVGVFGGAGTSAYLPHVFANLDDGAAIGASNVGLGNELGFLTTRVSYKLDLQGPSIPVHTACSSSLVAVHLACQSLLNHESGMALAGGVAFKVSPQKGYRFQESGIMSPDGHCRPFDADSRGTVFNNGVGVVLLKRLADALADNDTVHAVIKGTAVNNDGATKASFSAPAVAGQSSVVLEALDVAGVEADSISYVEAHGSGTQIGDSIEIEALTRAFFQSTERTGYCTIGSVKSNVGHLDAASGMAGLLKTTLSLRHGMLPPTLHFDRANPQIDFDRSPFRVQRDLTLWESPDGPRRAGVSAFGFGGTNAHVVLEEAPERPVTEPARPSQLLVLSARTPEALERATDRLAEHLRREPQALVDVAFTLAQGREEFRHRRTVVASSSQEAAQALEDRDPAALATETAHRASAQVAMLFTGQGSQHPGMARELYHRETEFRAAVDRCAEGLRDALGMDVRDLLLCPPDDAGAAELLTRTEFAQPALFTVEYALAVLWSSWGVTPTAMAGHSLGEYVAACLAGVFTLGDALRLVALRGRLMQEQAPGAMLSVSAGRSTVEARLPDGLTLAAHNGPADCVVAGAAGPVAEFAAILAADGIGARPVATSHAFHTPLMAPMVEEFVKAVSELSLTAPHLPFVSNVTGDWITDEEATDPAYWGAHVLSTVEFAKGIETLAADDRLVFLEVGPGQTLRSLVTRQLAEGEARVVVGSLPHARDVRGQLASVQRALGLLWQAGVAPDWSAYHREENPGRVALPTYPFERRRYWLDPAPTSVLAAPAGPAPHALLDELLLHTVDEVVFRTEFDLERHWVLSEHRMLAEAIVPGTTYLEMARAAGSALFGTPVTVVSDVEFQVPLLVTADRPRVAHTIVRAGEEGGAEFRVVSHDPDAAVGRQWTLHVRGRVAADPQSAPAGTDPAEFAARCGLATMDGASLQAGHRVMEFGSRWQESLRTVDVGVRCALGSMALPTRFREETADYVLHPALLDLATGFHRWAMFDGEDEQREANGDFYLPLAYDRLVVHGPMPASCVSVIEPDPRFQQSGEIRKVDVMVHDPAGAVVLEIKGFTAKRVNSPRRTIDSARGSVVHHTLNWVRADRGQEGRRDVRTALVVGAGSALLEATAAGLRAAGVTVATAPAGTDWASWPDPLPSEIVYVAGDAADGDGTEGQERLLDEGVVGLLELARALAGAGAGTHRITVVAQHVHHVTGDEPRLVPAHSALFGLAKVIGQEHQEISCRCVDVGDDLAPAAWIEEILCSDPLGQIALRGTGRYAAELDAVDLAEAAPEHEASAGEVHLITGGMGGLGLEVARSISLRRPRAGIALVGRSAIPARAEWDEVLSGGGRTAARIGLIQEMEARGTRVVCLQGDVADAQDMARVVAAVRAELGAVTHVVHAAGTAGDGFLLRKSAQTFRATLAPKADGAVALHEATLADRPVMVLFSSTTALFGSAGQSDYTAANQYLDGFAAWRNKAGLRTFTVNWTDWIGTGMAADHGVRQDQGFFRSVGVEEGIASYEAILRGSYTQVIVGEINYGMLGSLDPAALRARMATAPLRLAESIQRTVSARSSAAGPAVSPTPGTVSVRLTGRADGGYTELERTLAGLWAAEFGISDINVFASLFDLGGDSLLALRLANSLQKALGVKLTIADLFAHLTVADLAAYLAPEEAAVGEEPAEDSVAVPPTGQDPADETWFELWNGQQGMWLQHQLGEDRADLNLPVWHYVHEAVDVTAFREAVGFLVERHDALRLSLQDTEHGPRQRVLPRHDLDVPLVDVTGADDPEEESTLLIQADNAVPFDDLSVPPVRAKLYKLAENHYCAYLNVHHIVADGTSMGNLLRELLVAYRARVEQRTPELEPLTMSFSGFVQDRQKWLSGPESAAMEAYWTDELKGPLPRLRIGDHDAHSVEVVNDTLDFEIGPDLATAVAELARGLDATVHVVLLSAFVVALHDIGSDEDIVMCVPFSGRDTKEMEGMVGAFVNPLSVRIGLTASDSFGDVVRRAQRKSVASYANSRYPFARLLERLAVPARPGQNPVFSSAFQFTDFLPPAYQTSQLDVCLYGKPSGDGLSLRFNYNSSRLSKSEIVDIQATFLAALSEAARDAQVSLESLAEPLREARKATRTTSAGGRRPGGLRLSRPRR, encoded by the coding sequence ATGCAGGAATTCGGCTGCGACGTGGCCATCATCGGCGTCGCCGGACGTTTCCCCGGTGCCCCCGACCTGGACCGGTTCTGGCACAACCTGCGCAATGGCGTGGAGTCCATCAGCTTCTTCGACGACGACGAACTGATCTCCGCCGGCGTCCCCGTCGAGGAGTTCTCTCAGGCGGACTACGTGAAGGCCGGCGCCCGCACCGAGGGGATCGACCTCTTCGACGCCGAGTTCTTCGGCTACACGCCGCGAGAGGCCACCATCATGGACCCGCAGCACCGGGTCTTCCTCGAGACGGCATGGGAGGCATTGGAGAACGCGGGGTACAGCGCGCGCCGGATCGACACCACCGTCGGCGTGTTCGGCGGGGCCGGCACCAGCGCCTACCTGCCCCATGTCTTCGCCAACCTCGACGACGGTGCCGCGATCGGCGCATCCAATGTGGGACTGGGCAACGAGCTGGGCTTCCTGACCACCCGTGTCTCCTACAAACTCGACCTCCAGGGGCCGAGCATCCCCGTGCACACCGCCTGTTCCAGCTCGCTGGTCGCGGTCCACCTCGCGTGCCAGAGCCTGCTCAACCACGAATCGGGTATGGCGCTCGCGGGCGGAGTGGCGTTCAAGGTCAGCCCGCAGAAGGGGTACCGGTTCCAGGAGAGCGGCATCATGTCGCCGGACGGGCACTGCCGGCCCTTCGACGCCGACAGCCGGGGCACGGTCTTCAACAACGGCGTGGGCGTCGTGCTCCTCAAGCGGCTCGCCGACGCGCTGGCCGACAACGACACGGTCCACGCCGTGATCAAGGGCACGGCGGTCAACAACGACGGTGCCACGAAGGCGAGCTTCTCCGCCCCGGCCGTGGCAGGGCAGTCCTCCGTCGTGCTGGAGGCACTGGACGTCGCGGGCGTCGAGGCCGACAGCATCAGCTACGTGGAAGCGCACGGCAGCGGTACGCAGATCGGCGACTCCATCGAGATCGAGGCACTTACCAGGGCGTTCTTCCAGAGCACCGAGCGCACGGGCTACTGCACCATCGGCTCCGTCAAGTCCAACGTCGGCCACCTGGACGCGGCCTCGGGCATGGCGGGCCTCCTGAAGACGACGCTGTCGCTGCGACACGGCATGCTCCCCCCGACCTTGCACTTCGACCGGGCCAACCCGCAGATCGACTTCGACCGGTCGCCGTTCCGGGTCCAGCGCGACCTGACCCTGTGGGAGTCGCCCGACGGACCGCGAAGGGCGGGAGTGAGCGCGTTCGGGTTCGGCGGCACCAACGCCCACGTCGTCCTGGAGGAGGCACCGGAGCGACCGGTCACCGAGCCCGCGCGTCCCTCGCAGCTCCTCGTGCTCTCGGCCCGTACACCCGAGGCGCTGGAACGGGCGACTGACCGCCTGGCAGAGCACCTGCGCCGGGAGCCGCAGGCGCTCGTCGACGTGGCCTTCACCCTGGCACAGGGGCGCGAGGAGTTCAGGCACCGCCGGACCGTCGTTGCCTCGTCGTCGCAGGAGGCGGCCCAGGCGCTGGAAGACCGTGACCCCGCCGCGCTGGCGACCGAGACGGCACATCGCGCCTCCGCGCAGGTGGCGATGCTGTTCACCGGTCAGGGTTCCCAGCATCCCGGGATGGCGCGCGAACTCTACCACCGGGAAACGGAGTTCCGGGCGGCTGTGGACCGCTGCGCGGAAGGGCTGCGCGACGCGCTCGGCATGGACGTGCGGGACCTGCTGCTGTGCCCGCCGGACGACGCGGGCGCCGCCGAACTGCTGACCAGGACCGAGTTCGCCCAGCCCGCTCTCTTCACCGTCGAGTACGCGCTGGCCGTGCTGTGGTCGTCGTGGGGCGTGACCCCGACCGCGATGGCCGGGCACAGCCTCGGGGAGTACGTCGCAGCCTGCCTGGCAGGGGTCTTTACACTCGGCGACGCCCTCCGGCTGGTCGCCCTGCGGGGCAGGCTGATGCAGGAGCAGGCCCCCGGAGCCATGCTGAGCGTCTCGGCCGGGCGGAGTACCGTCGAAGCGCGGCTGCCCGACGGGCTGACCCTGGCCGCACACAACGGACCGGCCGACTGCGTGGTCGCAGGAGCGGCCGGCCCGGTGGCGGAATTCGCCGCCATCCTGGCAGCCGACGGGATCGGCGCGAGGCCCGTGGCGACCTCGCACGCCTTCCACACCCCGCTGATGGCCCCCATGGTCGAGGAGTTCGTCAAGGCGGTCTCGGAGCTCTCCCTGACCGCCCCGCACCTCCCCTTCGTCTCCAACGTCACCGGAGACTGGATCACTGACGAAGAGGCGACCGACCCCGCCTACTGGGGGGCCCACGTACTCTCCACCGTCGAGTTCGCCAAGGGGATCGAGACCCTGGCGGCCGACGACCGCCTGGTGTTCCTCGAGGTCGGCCCGGGCCAGACGCTGCGCAGCCTCGTCACGCGCCAGCTCGCCGAGGGCGAGGCCCGCGTGGTCGTGGGATCCCTGCCGCACGCCCGTGACGTCCGCGGGCAGCTGGCATCCGTACAGCGGGCCCTCGGGCTGCTGTGGCAGGCGGGCGTGGCCCCGGACTGGTCCGCGTACCACCGCGAGGAAAACCCCGGGCGGGTGGCCCTGCCCACTTACCCCTTCGAACGCCGTCGGTACTGGCTCGACCCCGCGCCCACCTCGGTGCTGGCCGCCCCGGCCGGCCCCGCCCCCCACGCACTGCTGGACGAACTGCTGCTCCACACGGTCGACGAGGTCGTGTTCCGTACCGAGTTCGACCTCGAACGGCACTGGGTGCTCAGCGAGCACCGGATGCTTGCGGAGGCGATCGTCCCGGGTACGACCTATCTGGAGATGGCCCGCGCGGCAGGATCGGCGCTCTTCGGCACGCCGGTGACCGTGGTCAGCGACGTCGAGTTCCAGGTGCCGCTCCTGGTGACGGCGGACCGGCCGCGCGTGGCGCACACGATCGTGCGGGCCGGCGAGGAGGGCGGAGCCGAGTTCCGGGTCGTGAGCCACGACCCGGACGCGGCCGTGGGCCGGCAGTGGACCCTGCACGTACGGGGCCGGGTGGCCGCGGACCCACAGTCGGCGCCCGCAGGCACGGATCCCGCGGAGTTCGCCGCCCGCTGCGGGCTCGCCACCATGGACGGTGCCTCCCTCCAGGCCGGACACCGCGTGATGGAGTTCGGCAGCCGCTGGCAGGAGAGCCTGCGCACGGTGGACGTGGGTGTCCGGTGCGCCCTGGGATCGATGGCCCTGCCCACCCGCTTCCGGGAGGAGACGGCCGACTACGTGCTGCACCCCGCGCTGCTGGACCTCGCCACCGGATTCCACCGGTGGGCCATGTTCGACGGGGAGGACGAGCAGCGCGAGGCGAACGGGGACTTCTACCTGCCGCTGGCCTACGACCGGCTGGTGGTGCACGGCCCGATGCCGGCCTCGTGCGTCAGCGTGATCGAACCGGACCCTCGCTTCCAGCAGAGCGGCGAGATCCGCAAGGTCGACGTGATGGTCCACGACCCTGCCGGTGCCGTCGTCCTGGAGATCAAGGGGTTCACCGCGAAGCGGGTCAACAGCCCGCGACGGACCATCGACAGTGCCCGGGGTTCGGTCGTGCACCACACGCTGAACTGGGTGCGTGCGGACCGCGGGCAGGAGGGACGTCGCGACGTCCGCACGGCCCTGGTCGTCGGTGCCGGGTCGGCACTGCTCGAAGCGACGGCGGCAGGACTGCGCGCGGCCGGCGTCACCGTCGCGACGGCCCCCGCGGGAACGGACTGGGCTTCCTGGCCGGATCCCCTGCCGTCGGAGATCGTCTACGTGGCCGGGGACGCGGCGGACGGCGACGGCACAGAGGGGCAGGAGAGGCTGCTCGACGAGGGCGTCGTGGGGTTGCTCGAACTTGCCCGTGCCCTGGCCGGGGCGGGCGCCGGTACCCATCGGATCACGGTCGTCGCCCAGCATGTGCACCACGTCACCGGGGACGAGCCCCGTCTCGTCCCCGCCCACTCCGCGCTCTTCGGACTCGCCAAAGTCATCGGCCAGGAGCACCAGGAGATCAGCTGCCGATGCGTGGACGTGGGTGACGACCTGGCGCCCGCGGCATGGATCGAGGAGATCCTCTGCTCCGACCCGCTCGGCCAGATCGCCCTCCGGGGGACGGGCCGCTACGCCGCGGAACTGGATGCGGTGGATCTGGCCGAGGCCGCCCCGGAGCACGAGGCGTCCGCCGGTGAAGTGCACCTGATCACCGGAGGCATGGGCGGTCTTGGGTTGGAAGTGGCCCGGTCGATCAGCCTGCGGCGGCCCAGGGCGGGGATCGCGCTGGTCGGCAGGAGCGCGATCCCCGCACGCGCCGAATGGGACGAGGTCCTGAGCGGGGGAGGCAGGACCGCCGCCCGGATCGGGCTGATCCAGGAGATGGAAGCGCGGGGCACCCGCGTCGTGTGCCTCCAGGGCGACGTCGCGGACGCGCAGGACATGGCACGTGTCGTCGCGGCCGTGAGGGCCGAGCTCGGCGCCGTCACCCACGTGGTCCACGCGGCGGGAACCGCCGGCGACGGCTTCCTCCTGCGCAAGTCGGCACAGACCTTCCGCGCCACACTTGCCCCCAAGGCGGACGGTGCGGTGGCGCTCCACGAGGCGACCCTGGCCGATCGGCCCGTGATGGTGCTGTTCAGCTCCACCACGGCGCTGTTCGGTTCCGCCGGCCAGAGCGACTACACCGCGGCCAACCAGTACCTCGACGGATTCGCCGCATGGCGGAACAAGGCGGGCCTGCGCACCTTCACGGTGAATTGGACCGACTGGATCGGCACGGGCATGGCCGCGGACCACGGCGTCCGGCAGGATCAGGGGTTTTTCCGGTCCGTCGGGGTCGAGGAGGGCATCGCCAGCTACGAGGCGATCCTGCGGGGGTCGTACACGCAGGTGATCGTCGGCGAGATCAACTACGGCATGCTGGGTTCCCTCGATCCCGCGGCACTGCGGGCACGGATGGCGACGGCGCCCTTGCGACTCGCCGAGTCCATCCAGCGAACGGTGTCCGCCCGCTCCTCGGCTGCCGGTCCCGCCGTGTCCCCGACGCCGGGCACGGTGTCCGTGCGGCTCACGGGACGCGCGGACGGCGGGTACACGGAGCTCGAACGCACCCTGGCGGGCCTGTGGGCGGCCGAGTTCGGCATCTCCGACATCAACGTCTTCGCCAGCCTGTTCGACCTGGGCGGGGACTCGCTGCTTGCCCTGAGACTGGCCAACAGCCTACAGAAGGCGCTCGGTGTCAAACTGACGATCGCCGACCTGTTCGCCCACCTGACCGTCGCGGACCTCGCCGCGTACCTGGCTCCGGAGGAGGCTGCCGTCGGGGAGGAGCCGGCGGAGGACTCCGTGGCCGTGCCTCCGACGGGGCAGGACCCCGCTGACGAGACGTGGTTCGAACTATGGAACGGCCAGCAGGGGATGTGGCTGCAGCACCAGCTCGGCGAAGACCGGGCCGATTTGAACCTCCCGGTGTGGCACTACGTCCACGAGGCGGTGGACGTCACCGCCTTCCGCGAAGCCGTCGGGTTCCTGGTCGAGCGTCACGACGCCCTGCGCCTGTCCCTCCAGGACACCGAGCACGGTCCGCGCCAGCGGGTGTTGCCCCGGCACGACCTTGACGTGCCCTTGGTGGACGTGACCGGAGCGGACGACCCGGAGGAGGAGAGCACACTCCTCATCCAGGCCGACAACGCGGTCCCCTTCGACGACCTCTCGGTGCCGCCCGTGCGTGCGAAGCTCTACAAGCTGGCGGAGAACCACTACTGCGCCTACCTGAACGTGCACCACATCGTGGCCGACGGGACCAGCATGGGGAACCTGCTCCGTGAGCTGCTGGTGGCCTACCGCGCCCGGGTGGAGCAGCGGACGCCCGAACTGGAACCGCTGACCATGTCGTTCAGCGGCTTCGTCCAAGACCGCCAGAAGTGGCTGTCGGGCCCGGAGAGCGCGGCGATGGAGGCCTACTGGACCGACGAGCTCAAGGGGCCCCTGCCTCGGTTGAGGATCGGGGACCACGACGCGCACTCGGTGGAAGTCGTCAACGACACGCTGGACTTCGAGATCGGCCCGGACCTGGCGACCGCCGTGGCCGAACTGGCCAGGGGGCTCGACGCGACCGTCCACGTGGTGCTCCTCAGTGCATTCGTGGTCGCGCTGCACGACATCGGTTCCGATGAGGACATCGTGATGTGCGTTCCGTTCTCGGGCCGGGACACCAAGGAGATGGAGGGGATGGTCGGCGCGTTCGTGAACCCGCTGTCCGTCCGCATCGGGCTGACCGCCTCCGACTCGTTCGGCGACGTGGTCCGGCGCGCCCAGCGCAAAAGCGTGGCTTCGTACGCGAACAGCCGGTACCCCTTCGCCCGTCTCCTGGAGCGGCTCGCCGTCCCCGCTCGTCCGGGGCAGAACCCGGTGTTCTCCAGTGCGTTCCAGTTCACCGACTTCCTGCCGCCCGCGTACCAGACCTCGCAACTCGACGTCTGTCTGTACGGGAAGCCGAGCGGGGACGGTCTCAGCCTGCGCTTCAACTACAACTCCAGCCGGCTGTCGAAGAGCGAGATCGTCGACATCCAGGCGACCTTCCTCGCAGCCCTGAGCGAGGCCGCGCGCGATGCGCAGGTGAGCCTGGAATCCCTCGCGGAGCCGCTGAGGGAAGCACGGAAGGCGACGCGGACGACATCGGCGGGAGGCCGTAGGCCGGGCGGCCTGCGATTGTCGCGCCCGCGCCGCTGA
- a CDS encoding amino acid adenylation domain-containing protein, which yields MHEPPEPIAPASLVEAFQSAAAAYPDRTAVKCGMRSLTYAELDRRSTHLARELPTLTRTSERPVGILLDRSVEMAVAALAALKAGSFYLPLDPEAPAARNAIILEDAAPVAVVTSRSLAERVPAGIERCLVDAPSAAPQAAVPLPERVAPESRAYVIFTSGTTGRPKGVEVTHRNVLRLFSESAPVFGFTSEDVWTVFHSFAFDFSVWEMWGALLHGGCAVFVPADVAKDPASFHRLLRQERVTVLNQTPSAFQQLVTEDGRHQERLPLRFVVFGGEALRFSDLKPWAAKYGVGRPVLVNMYGITETTVHTSYHQVRQSDLHDGDSVIGRPLPDLDLLLVDEDLRRVAPGETGEMVVVGPGVALGYLGRPDLTTARFVTVEDSAGRPVRGYRSGDLARLRPDGLLVYLGRADSQVKIRGFRIELGEVEAALAGHPAVRHAAAAVRESATGGATLVGHVVPEPGVEPDVAEIRAHLAEVLPHYMIPSAIGLLEAMPLTGNGKLDRAALPDVVVTPGRSAQAPRSAAEAELCALFAELLEQEEVGPQDDFFELGGHSLLAIGLQNRVRAVFQSGHAQPLPLSQVYRSPTPAGIARWLEQAGHELRAADVRPDGGPVPLNPQQSDMLMRHVFAPDDLVHHCTMGWQVDGEVDPEALARAVEHVHRRHEALRSSYRFDADPGPAAVPLDAVPPRPAVLWAPDPEEAHALLRQALGRPFRLEEGEIWRVVMVTVGPGASHLIGLVVHHVAFDGWSESILAGELADAYNASRLGPIPPGEPGPTLQGVAAAQRARLTSETLEQQRAYWRGELTGVPSLTVPESSVGRLADGGPEPECQVFPLPEKTLERVEERAAELGVTPFVVLLTAYGAALAEVSGDEDIAVGTPFALRGDERLDRAVSCLVDVLCIRMRFSGKGVRRNDRARVADAVRRAFAAQDIPFSEVVRLVNPPRGPRAPLFQNMFALQNNAPAELELSGAATEFFRPAPFGLPTELVAEVRPYERGGPQLTVSYRPHQIPASFAAQLGARFLELLDDVTAP from the coding sequence ATGCACGAACCACCAGAACCGATCGCTCCGGCCTCCCTCGTCGAAGCGTTCCAGAGCGCTGCGGCCGCGTACCCGGATCGCACCGCGGTCAAGTGCGGCATGCGGAGCCTGACCTACGCCGAGCTCGACCGGCGGTCCACGCACCTCGCGAGGGAACTGCCGACCCTCACCCGGACCTCGGAGCGTCCCGTCGGTATTCTGCTCGACCGGTCGGTCGAGATGGCAGTGGCGGCGCTCGCTGCGCTGAAGGCGGGCTCGTTCTACCTCCCGCTGGACCCTGAGGCTCCGGCGGCGAGGAACGCCATCATCCTCGAGGACGCTGCGCCGGTGGCCGTGGTGACGTCCAGGAGCCTCGCGGAACGGGTACCGGCGGGCATCGAGCGCTGTCTGGTCGATGCCCCGTCGGCCGCACCGCAGGCCGCCGTACCCCTGCCGGAGCGGGTGGCGCCCGAGTCGCGGGCCTACGTGATCTTCACCTCGGGAACGACCGGAAGGCCCAAGGGAGTCGAGGTCACCCACCGGAACGTGCTCCGCCTGTTCTCGGAGAGCGCCCCCGTCTTCGGCTTCACGTCCGAGGACGTCTGGACGGTCTTCCACTCCTTCGCCTTCGACTTCTCGGTCTGGGAGATGTGGGGTGCCCTGCTCCACGGCGGCTGCGCTGTCTTCGTGCCCGCCGACGTGGCCAAGGACCCCGCATCCTTCCACCGGCTGCTCAGGCAGGAGCGGGTGACGGTGCTGAACCAGACGCCTTCGGCGTTCCAGCAGCTGGTGACCGAGGACGGCCGACACCAGGAACGCCTCCCGCTGAGGTTCGTCGTCTTCGGCGGGGAAGCGCTGCGCTTTTCCGACCTCAAGCCCTGGGCCGCCAAGTACGGTGTCGGCCGGCCCGTTCTCGTCAACATGTACGGGATCACCGAAACGACCGTGCACACCTCGTACCACCAGGTGCGGCAGTCGGACCTGCACGACGGTGACAGCGTCATCGGCCGCCCGCTGCCCGACCTCGACCTGCTCCTGGTCGACGAGGACCTCCGCCGCGTCGCGCCGGGCGAGACCGGTGAGATGGTGGTCGTGGGTCCCGGCGTGGCGCTGGGCTACCTCGGGCGGCCCGATCTCACGACGGCGCGCTTCGTCACCGTCGAGGACTCCGCGGGCCGGCCGGTCCGGGGCTACCGTTCGGGCGATCTCGCCCGGCTGCGTCCTGACGGGCTGCTGGTGTACCTGGGCCGTGCCGACAGCCAGGTGAAGATCCGAGGCTTCCGGATCGAACTGGGCGAAGTCGAGGCGGCGCTCGCCGGCCATCCGGCGGTGCGCCACGCGGCGGCCGCCGTACGGGAATCCGCCACCGGGGGAGCCACCTTGGTGGGCCACGTGGTTCCGGAGCCGGGCGTCGAGCCGGACGTCGCGGAGATCCGCGCGCACCTCGCCGAGGTGCTGCCGCACTACATGATCCCTTCTGCGATCGGACTGCTGGAGGCCATGCCCCTCACGGGCAACGGCAAACTGGACCGGGCCGCCTTGCCGGATGTGGTCGTGACACCCGGCCGGTCCGCGCAAGCGCCGCGGTCGGCCGCGGAGGCGGAGCTCTGTGCGCTCTTCGCCGAACTCCTCGAACAGGAGGAAGTGGGCCCGCAGGACGACTTCTTCGAGCTGGGCGGGCACTCCCTGCTGGCCATCGGCCTCCAGAACCGGGTGCGAGCCGTCTTTCAGAGCGGCCACGCACAGCCCCTGCCGCTCTCCCAGGTCTACCGGAGTCCCACCCCCGCAGGCATCGCCCGATGGCTCGAACAGGCGGGCCACGAGCTTCGCGCCGCAGACGTCCGGCCCGACGGCGGCCCCGTGCCGTTGAACCCGCAGCAGAGCGACATGCTGATGCGTCACGTCTTCGCCCCGGACGACCTCGTGCACCACTGCACGATGGGCTGGCAGGTGGATGGCGAAGTGGACCCGGAGGCGCTGGCCCGAGCCGTCGAACACGTCCACCGCCGGCACGAGGCCCTGCGCTCCTCCTACCGTTTCGACGCGGACCCCGGCCCGGCCGCGGTCCCGCTCGATGCCGTGCCTCCCCGGCCGGCGGTTCTGTGGGCACCGGATCCCGAGGAGGCCCACGCCCTCCTGCGACAGGCGCTGGGCCGGCCCTTCCGGCTGGAAGAGGGCGAGATATGGCGGGTGGTCATGGTGACGGTCGGACCCGGCGCGTCACATCTCATCGGTCTCGTCGTGCACCACGTGGCCTTCGACGGCTGGTCCGAGTCCATCCTGGCGGGGGAGCTCGCCGATGCCTACAACGCGTCGAGGCTCGGCCCCATCCCCCCGGGAGAGCCGGGGCCGACGTTGCAGGGGGTGGCGGCCGCCCAGCGGGCCCGCCTCACGTCCGAGACACTGGAGCAGCAGCGTGCGTACTGGCGCGGCGAACTCACCGGTGTCCCCAGTCTGACGGTTCCCGAATCCTCCGTCGGCCGGCTGGCCGACGGAGGACCGGAACCGGAATGCCAGGTGTTCCCCCTGCCGGAGAAGACGCTCGAACGTGTCGAGGAACGCGCGGCCGAACTAGGCGTGACTCCCTTCGTCGTCCTCCTTACGGCCTACGGCGCAGCCCTGGCGGAGGTGTCGGGAGACGAAGACATCGCTGTCGGTACTCCGTTCGCCCTGCGCGGGGACGAGCGGCTGGACCGCGCGGTGTCCTGCCTCGTCGACGTGCTGTGCATCCGGATGCGGTTCTCCGGGAAGGGAGTGAGGAGGAACGATCGGGCACGTGTCGCGGACGCGGTCCGCCGTGCCTTCGCCGCGCAGGACATCCCGTTCAGCGAGGTCGTCCGGCTGGTCAACCCGCCCCGGGGGCCGCGCGCGCCGCTGTTCCAGAACATGTTCGCGCTGCAGAACAACGCCCCGGCAGAACTGGAGCTTTCCGGGGCGGCGACCGAGTTCTTCCGTCCGGCACCCTTCGGTCTGCCGACGGAACTCGTCGCCGAGGTGCGCCCGTACGAACGCGGTGGACCGCAGCTGACTGTCAGCTACCGGCCCCATCAGATTCCCGCCTCCTTCGCCGCGCAGTTGGGCGCACGCTTCCTGGAACTCCTGGACGACGTGACCGCACCCTGA